One genomic region from Prionailurus bengalensis isolate Pbe53 chromosome C1, Fcat_Pben_1.1_paternal_pri, whole genome shotgun sequence encodes:
- the PLA2G2D gene encoding group IID secretory phospholipase A2 — MKLALLCTLLVFAGVIPTQGGILNLNKMIKQVTRKTPIFSYWPYGCHCGPGGKGQPKDASDWCCQNHDCCYAHLRQHRCRIHTDNYDYTFSQGDIQCSDKGSWCEQQLCACDKEVAFCLKRNLETYKRHLRHYWRPHCRGQTPTC, encoded by the exons GTGTGATTCCAACCCAGGGCGGGATCTTGAACCTGAACAAGATGATCAAACAAGTGACCAGAAAAACACCCATCTTCTCCTATTGGCCCTATGGCTGCCACTGCGGACCTGGTGGCAAAGGCCAACCCAAAGATGCCTCGGACTG GTGCTGTCAGAACCATGACTGTTGCTACGCTCACCTGAGGCAGCACCGATGCCGTATCCACACAGACAACTATGACTACACCTTTTCCCAGGGGGACATCCAGTGCT CCGACAAGGGCAGCTGGTGTGAGCAGCAGCTGTGTGCCTGTGACAAGGAGGTTGCCTTCTGCCTGAAGCGGAACCTGGAGACTTACAAGAGACACCTGCGTCACTACTGGCGGCCCCACTGCAGAGGCCAGACCCCTACGTGCTAG